A segment of the Amblyomma americanum isolate KBUSLIRL-KWMA chromosome 6, ASM5285725v1, whole genome shotgun sequence genome:
ATTATGATGCTTTTATACGAAGAGAAACGGCCAGATGAGATTCCGCGTACCTTGCTGCTGGTTGGGAACTTAAAACGGTATCAAACTTCGCGGTTTTTTGCTCTTAGAACCTACACTGAACCTACACCTCTTTGTCCTCGCTTCTTGCGGACGCTTGCCAGCCATGTCACATATGGGGCTCCCCTCTCGCTCCAACTGATACTTGTAGGTTAAGTGAAACTCACTCACGTAGAGGCCCCTAATTAGTGCACCTGGCTGTAAGCGAAGTTCCTGTTTTCGAAGTACCTCGACGGGTTCATGTGCAGGCCAACGCCTGTAAACACGAGGAAAAGCACGAACTTCGCACTGACCAATGTACAAAGCTTGTTTGAGCAACTGTATGGTCATGTTACTTCCGTCACTAGCTTCGCGTAGCATTTGGTATGGGTAGAGATTGCCCTAACGCATTCATCCGCAATAATTGCGTAACATTTTAGAGTTTAGAACCCCCCAGTGATTTTTTTTTGAGCCAGGTCGGAGCCGATCTATGAGAAGACAGCGGGCTCACGAGCATGACGTGACCAACGAAATCTCTTCTCGTTTTCAGGTCGTGGAGTTCCTCCGTGGATTGATTTTTACGGTCATATCGGCTCGACACGTGCTCACTTGTGAAAATGGAATGTCTTTTTTGACCATGCCTTCTGCTATTTCTATGCCAGCCACGTCACGTCCAGCACAGTGGGGCGCAATTGGCCGATTCCGCTTGTTTACTGGTGGCGATGCAGCGCTATTAATGAGTTGCATCGCGacgaattacgtcacaacgcttACGTCACAGCGCGAGATGTTCGAATTGCTGGCGCATGCTCCTTGCAAAGCTCTCCGCCTTACGAAATAAAAGAAATCAAGTACGTTTTCCTTCGTTTCGTGATATGTGTCACCAGTGCTGGGGTACTTATCTCCTCGGAGAGTCCGTTCGGAGCTGCACGATCGCTAGTGAGTGGgagagcttaaaaaaaaaaggtttagtAGGAGAGAGCTTGATTTGTCGAAATCGGTTGATTTGGCTGGCATTGAAACCTGGAAGCTATTGCCCGAGCATTGATTCCCCGACCTCCTTCTCCCCAAAGCAAGCACCTATTTTAGTGCGGAGATGCTAATCCGGAATTGACCGCAGCAGAATGACGCCAGTAGATTTCGCTCATGGTTTGATCATCTGTGAACTACAACACTCGCCCGGCAGAAATACATATTTAGCTTTTATTGAATGTACCCAAGCAGTCAAAGAATAAATGCATGACAATCATTTATAATAAAACACTTCCAGCTCACACAGTGCAGTACTCGGCACTTAACTTGCGACTGAGGTACAAGGCTCTgtacacacacaaaacaaaacaaaccaaagcaaaacaaaagaaacagacTAAGTATGCGGTGCCAAAAGAATGAACCGCAAAAGTAAGGGAAAAGAGGTGTGGCGCTCATTTACTTTATTGGAAACAGGTGATATGGCTTTTCATTTTGCTTCACGAATTCGCTCCGTGAAACGAAAACAGGCTTTGATGTGAAGTACATTGTACCACCTGCCGTTATTTTGCTAACTGAACAATATTAGGCCAGCAGAATTTCTGAGCAACTACAATGTGCAGGGATGTTACGCGGTGAAAATGACTGAATTTATTTTTAGCGCTGCATTTTTCGCCACATTCAGGTATGCTAGCGGACACTGCGACCGCGCCCTGTGCATGAAACATTATTGAATGAGATGACTTGGCTGTCCGCGAAAATGCTTCCTTTTGGCAATAAAAAAACATCAGGTTTATTTCGCAATTGCACTTTTAATTCTTGTACAATAAACAGTTCTAGAACCTATCACTTTGCTTCTAGGGCAATAAGGCAAGTGTATCGCCGCAAACATCTGTCAAGATGGACCACAATCACTTCCCATAAAACGCACAAAACGCTTCACAGCCTATGCCTTGCTCAGCAAGGAGGCTATTTTTTCTGATGGAGAGCAAACCAGTCCTCTTTATGACTGCCAAAGAGCACGCCTTCTAAGCCACAAACGGGATGTCGTTGATGAATCTGGTGATCATTTCGTACGCCGCTTCTGGCTGGTCTAGGGGCAGCATATGACCCCCGTTTCGAGCGAGAATCATCGTGAAGTTTTTGGCATGTTTAGTGTAGCCCTGCACCTCGTCTCCGTCGGGCGAACGCCAAATTCGTTGCGTGGCGTTGGCGAACTCTTGCGCCCCTGACCATTGCAGAGAAGCCATTAAGGCCTCGGCCATTGGGTACGGGAAGGCGATGTCCAGTTGACCGGTGTAGTAGAGTGCCTTTGAAAACAGTGCAGAATAAGAGGTCCGGATTAAAAGAAGCTTCTGATAGTTCAACGCTTATGTATGCTTTATATTGCTTATGCTCTAATAACTGTGCGCGAGAGGTTGTGTGCCTCGCTACGTATCGTCCTGTTCAATAGTTCATGGGCTACCAGGTTCGTTGCTAGGCCATAGCTGTAGTAGCGACCTTGGCATTTAAAGGTTTACACCAAGGGCCCAAAATATTGGCTTCAGTAAGCCAAGCGGCGGTGTGTTGCAGCCAAGAGGACACgttcacgctgaaaccgagggaaGTCACAAAGTAGGTGCACTATTGATTCGTCGCACCCGCAGTTCTCACAGACAGGAGAGGaaatcgcagaggacagctgtgaaggcacctttcaagttcttgaagcgcgcaagactgagtgcaaggttgtgaattatcagtgtgtgccctgtgtactcTACAAGCAATtaccaacggacacgtggaaaagtgatcttcCTTTTATCTTTCCCTTTTCTATGTCTCCCTCCGTTACCCTTGCTAGATCTAGGGGTAGTATACcaggcgtcgcctagttaacctccttgcctttccgttcctctctctctctctctcttggcacTTAAAGTGTTTAGATTGTTGATGACAAAAAATAGCCTCACTCTGAAGAAGTTTGGAGCACTGAAGATGCTTCACGAGCCTCAATGCAGAAGCTAGCAGCGTACGCTAACGTGGGAACTATTAAAGAAACGCTACGATTGTACTCGCGCATGCAAAACTGGGCGTAAACTGGCATGTTTCTGAGCCATATGAAACTGTATTCTAGCGTTATCGCCATGTACTGCCCATAGAGTCACTGAAAAGGTGcgatttattttattatttaaatGTTTTGCACCATTCGTAAAGAAATCCAGCTACTTCGCGACTACCCTGTCATTCGGCACTGAAGAGTGACACTTATGTACGAGATTAACCTACATAAAATTCACTGCAAAAAAAAGTCTATTCCATAGATTTCAAATCTGTCCTGCCCGATGCCGGTAGCGGCCACCCTCTCTTAGAAAATCTGTCCTTATCTTACCCCTTAATTTGGTATCCATTATATTACCCTAACAGTCAACCGATTATCATTCTTTCCGGCTGTAGTTTTAGCTAACATTTTTGTTGAAAATTCAAGGTGGTCAGTTGTCAGATGGTGACCTGTAGGCCTAGAGATTTCGACACCGTTAATTGTCATTGCAGATCCCAGTACCGCTTTGGTGAGTTTCTCCGCAGTCACTACAACTAACAGCGTGGGAAAGACCTACCTTGTAATTGTCCAAAAGCAGTGCGAACTGATCTCTGACAGACTTCATGATGTCGTTCGCAAAATGGAGCCCCACAGCCGGTCTCGTGTTGCTGAACTCAGCTCCTCCCACGTGGATGGCTTGGCGTATCGCAGGAATCTGGACGAAGGTCTCGTAAAGCGACTGCCTCTCCGGTTCTTTGGTGAGCAAGTAATTGTATGCATACTCATAGCCTGTGACGTTTCCAAAGTACGTAGGCTTTTTCATAAGGGTGCCGTAAAGCGCTTCTAACATGAGCAAGATGGCCTCCACGTAGCTGTCCTGGCGGATCATTTGCGCTGCCTGGTCGCAGTATTCCTGCATGCGAGTTGCTTGCTGTCGGTCCATGAGCCCAATTTGGTACAAGTAGGGCCCATAACGGAGCAAGGATATCGGGTCGATCATGCCATTACCAATGGCGATACCCTTGAGATTGATTGGCACTCGCAGCTTGCCTCTGGAATCGTGCAAGGCGGCTCCAATGGCAGGAATATATTTGCCTGCGGAAAGTCAGAACGTATAGCTTCCTCGCGAGTTAAGCAGAGCGTCAATGTCATGCAAGCGTTTCTGCTCCGTGCAAACATTTCTCAGCGAGCTATGCATGAATAAAATACCGTTCGTGCACCAAAGGAAACAGATTTACTGCTTTGCGGTTTGCCAGATGTGTTTATATGACATTGTAACTGCACCTGaccagtcaatcaatcaatcaatcaatcaatcaatcaatcaatcaatcaatcaatcaatcaatcaatcaatcaatcaatcaatcaatcaatcaatcaatcaatcaatcaatcaatcaatcaatcaatcaatcaattgagcAATCAATCAACTCACGCACAGTTAAGAAAAGGGTACAAATTAACTGTTTAACGCGAACAAATGAGCGAGAACCTGTCCCTGCGGTGCCGTTATCCCTGCTTGATTATGCGAGCACGATGCTCATTCGTTAGCCCCGCTTAGCAGTCGAGCGGCTCCTTTGGCGGTCCGGGCACGGCCAAACGAGGAGCTAGGCCTCATGCTTCCCCCACATGCTGGCGATACTCCCGTGCATGGACTCTGCCGCCGCCGATACTTCTtctaatcctcgtgagcacgccGAATTTCTGCGGCTGATGCCACTGTACCGCGTCTGCTATTGCGAAGAGCTGCACGTCCCGTGCGACCTCCGCTCTGAGCCGCAAAGACGAAGCGACCTCGGGCGCGTATGTATCCTCAATGCACCCAGGCCAATCCCCCGCCCTCTgaatgtgccattaagcctgagtacatcgtcatcatcatgtaCCGGTGCATAGCAATCtatgcctcccgattcttggccaatccccccgtgtagGTACGTGCCATCTTTTGTAAGGCCAACAACAACATGTAGCGCTCATACTACGTTGTAGCTGTGGCTTTTCCACAGGACACGCTGAATTCTTTTTCGGACTGGGCTCCCTATAACAGCTTTGCCACGAAAATGAACAGCGTACATATCCAGGTGGCAGGATGGGACGGACACAGAGCACTTATTGCGCGCCGATGCGCTCTTTGCCTTGTCAGAAAACTGTTTGTGACGTCAGTACTTGACGAACATTCCTGCGCGTGGCCACCTGCGTATACAGTGAGCTGGGGTGATACCCATGAGGAAGGCTCGAAAGTGCGAGAGCATGTTGGCCAACGTTGACTTAGCGAAGACGAGTAAAGGAGCCTGCTAAGGAAGTTGTTTGATGCGCACGGATGACTGCTCATTCAAGCGTCGTCAACCGGGGCTCACGTGGTAGTCTACGAAATTCGCCGCAGCGCCGGCCCGAAGGTACTGTGCCGGCTCTCATGACACCAGCTATATGTTGCTTCTCGGCGAGGCTCCCTTGTCGGTCACTTTGCATCGAGGCGCAGCAAAGCGCGAGCTCATATCAGCGACGGACTTGTCGCAGATAGCCAGAGCACGAAATTCTTTCACGTcgactttctttttcttctggtcACTGCTGTAGCCGCGGAGAGCGAAAAGCAAGCGTGAACAGCAAAAACACATTCACAATTCCTCTATAAACTTGCTCTTTTTTAGAGAGACGTGAAGCTCTGTCCTGCTGTAGACTCATCATGTAACATGAACGCCGCTTAGCTTAATTTAAGATGCGGTGTAGAGAACGGGAGTTGCAGGCGGTTTTTTGTGCCATACGCCTTGCCAAAAAGCCCGTATATTAAAAAAAGCCCTTCATTTTTGAACTAATTACGGCAATGGCTGCTATTTACTTCATGTAATGCAACGATGCTTGGAAGTGCccaaggctgccctgaaaagaaACCCGTATATCCGTTTTACTCGCGCATATCTAGTTGAACATTGTCAAAAGAGGGCTGTTTTTTTAAAGGTGTGCTCTTTCAGCTATATGCTGGGTTCCATTCGAGACAGGCCACAAAATTTCGAATAAAGGCAGGGAGTTCAGTACTGTGGTTCATTTAGGGCGGGAGCTGTTAGATTTGATAAAGTAAAAAATTGCAGTCACTGATGTCCAAAGTCAATTGAGACATTTAGCATTGCAGCGACTAGCGTTAACGTATGCCGGTTTACTAACTCCGGCTGCGCAAGCGTAGTTGCCCCGCCTGACGGCGCCCATATTCCTGagggcatagagtttcttactattaactgtagggaaagctggcgccccgccaatgggagtttgcatggagcttcctcacgaccacctgtaccaccatgggcgctctaagcatcatggggcggagagctaccgactgcagagctACAACTTTTGccccaaaaataatgaaaaacaaacgtcgttcgataatcaagaatttcctatcattcaatattctgtctataaattgtaataaacgagcagaaaaccatgtaaatgcaaagtttgctcaaaataagcgatggcttgctctcctattggccaagcattgcagaccacaaaagctaATATTTCGTGCGTTAATTAACAGGCGCACttaaaaaaaatatgtttttgaaaaaaatgttgtcgctttAACATTTTAAAAGTTTTTTCACAGCATTTCAGGAAACAAAAacttattggcgtcgtgtgctgttgcgttttcgataCTATCGTTTTTGCACACTACATTTACggcgaagtcgtctgcgcgcagaGCGCGCTGTGGATACGGAATGGggcatctcagtaacgccactctgtgttcctcaAAAAACTACtgttccgcaccaagtagctcatcgccccaagATGCTTTGCGCCCTTGGTGGTTCAGATGCAGCGCCGCCAGccttccctctagttaatagtaagaaagtCTATGCCTGAAGGGGCGAAGCCAGAGTGCAGTTTGCATGTATATGTCTACCCTAGTACGTCTTCGCTCtgctaaagagagagagaaggcttATGTCAAAAAACCTCTctcaaaggcagagaggttggctaAAAGTCGCTAATGTAGACAGGCATTTAATAGCTGACGAGAACAATCGGCGCCATTTATTTTCTTAGTGTGGTCTTCGATCTTAGCTCAGCTACTTCAGAATCAGCCTTTCAGGTTCTTTCGACAGGCCGTGCTTGCACCGGCGCGGTTTACTATGACGGTGATGTCATCGGTTGCGCCAAAATCAATGTACTTTTTGTAGTTTTCATTTATAGCCCAGGACAGAGAGGGCGGCGCACGCCCGTTCAAAGGTACGTGGAATGCGGCAGGCTTTAACTCCTCAACGTTTTACGATATACCCGATGCATCTGTTACCTTTCTCAGCGATCGAAGCAACTTTAAAACTCTCTGCCCCAATTTAACGCTgcgaacatttttttctttacttcgtTTTCGCTTTGTACCAGCCTGGAATTCCCATCCTCTGAATCGCTTTCGTCTGAGGAGAAACGTTGCCTCTTTTCTTGAATCTATAAAGAACGGCTCTTTCGGAATTAGTTCTCACCAGCGTAAGATTCTCCGGCCAAGTAGAAATCGTTCGAGGAGTAACTGTCGAAGAGGGTAAAGAACTGCTGCAGAAACTCCAGCATGTCCTTGCTCACGTCGGACACGTTGCTGGCGTAGCCGTCGTCACTCTGCGTGAAGCTGAAGCCAGCGCCCACTGGGTTGTCCACGTAGAGAACAGATATATTGCGCGCCCATGTGATCTCGCGCAGCTGCGCCGCGTAGTTCTCGTCCACGTAGTAAGGCCCGTGCTCCACGAACAGGCCCAGAAGTGAGGACGTACCAGGTCCTCCCTGGAGCCACATCATTACCGGCGCCCCTTCGGGGTTTTCCTGCGAAAGAGCAACCAGCCTGACAGTTGTGGAGCACATTTTTTGCAGGTTACGTCAGTTCGTAAAAGTTGCGAAAGCTGGCGCTGTGTACTATGAAGCGTACACTAGCAAACTGTCGATGAATCTTGTGTGAATCCGTGGTACGATGTGTTGTACTCTGTTCCAGTTggtaaaaatatttttctttgggggCAAATAAAGCCTTTTAACAGAGCAACTGCCTACATGGAGTTGTTTCGAGGCTGATTACAGTGCACTACTTTTGACTTAAATTCTCGGTGGTTCGGGGGTGGGGTTTTGAGGAAGGCTGATATTTTGGGTGCTTCTTCGGAAATGATTGGCGTCGCTATCACCGTGATAAGTTGTAAACGAAAACTTTCGAGTGAACCTTCTGGCCAGTAGGCGTGCAATGCGTTGTGACCTGCGCCCCAATGACGATATAAATATGGGAGTGGACTCTTTCGGGAATGTGGCCATCCGCTGTTAAGTTATCTGGTTTGGCCTGGCATTGAGAGTTGTCGTGAGGGGCGTGATGCAGATACTATGCTGGATTTTTTTTGTACGATGAAACCCAGAAAATTCGGTTTGGCTCCTTTCTATAGTAATACTGGGACACGCTAGTCCATTGTGTCGGCGCCGGTTTTTcgaagt
Coding sequences within it:
- the LOC144093496 gene encoding venom serine carboxypeptidase-like isoform X2; its protein translation is MKALLLLLLFSKSFSSGICAESKSGNSGTSGNGDKNDAGNSTTSQADVGEPLFLTPLIEAGKYDEALEESRVGSLGDVPDVLGYSGFITVNEQLGSNLFFWFFPAMENPEGAPVMMWLQGGPGTSSLLGLFVEHGPYYVDENYAAQLREITWARNISVLYVDNPVGAGFSFTQSDDGYASNVSDVSKDMLEFLQQFFTLFDSYSSNDFYLAGESYAGKYIPAIGAALHDSRGKLRVPINLKGIAIGNGMIDPISLLRYGPYLYQIGLMDRQQATRMQEYCDQAAQMIRQDSYVEAILLMLEALYGTLMKKPTYFGNVTGYEYAYNYLLTKEPERQSLYETFVQIPAIRQAIHVGGAEFSNTRPAVGLHFANDIMKSVRDQFALLLDNYKALYYTGQLDIAFPYPMAEALMASLQWSGAQEFANATQRIWRSPDGDEVQGYTKHAKNFTMILARNGGHMLPLDQPEAAYEMITRFINDIPFVA
- the LOC144093496 gene encoding venom serine carboxypeptidase-like isoform X1 encodes the protein MKALLLLLLFSKSFSSGICAESKSGNSGTSGNGDKNDAGKGNSTTSQADVGEPLFLTPLIEAGKYDEALEESRVGSLGDVPDVLGYSGFITVNEQLGSNLFFWFFPAMENPEGAPVMMWLQGGPGTSSLLGLFVEHGPYYVDENYAAQLREITWARNISVLYVDNPVGAGFSFTQSDDGYASNVSDVSKDMLEFLQQFFTLFDSYSSNDFYLAGESYAGKYIPAIGAALHDSRGKLRVPINLKGIAIGNGMIDPISLLRYGPYLYQIGLMDRQQATRMQEYCDQAAQMIRQDSYVEAILLMLEALYGTLMKKPTYFGNVTGYEYAYNYLLTKEPERQSLYETFVQIPAIRQAIHVGGAEFSNTRPAVGLHFANDIMKSVRDQFALLLDNYKALYYTGQLDIAFPYPMAEALMASLQWSGAQEFANATQRIWRSPDGDEVQGYTKHAKNFTMILARNGGHMLPLDQPEAAYEMITRFINDIPFVA